The following proteins are encoded in a genomic region of Corticium candelabrum chromosome 11, ooCorCand1.1, whole genome shotgun sequence:
- the LOC134186883 gene encoding protein downstream neighbor of son homolog, translating into MEEAADHNTKRWLKPEEIMQRRRATRTNSTNDSRKRRPLDDCTTETLNRKTAKRQNPFIITSSKDKPEIDEGKSKNTVEQRDIIDINDFIERLDTDANKVREIEEEKVGGVMDQDGWCDCCPTDWSLKTRLRVTSRRSLAWCSHMKTCREADGLCGFVQCTGYQTEDCQPAFKRCLLQWVYPSLPWLQLFPRTQSDVKHHSTSELDPQCCTALQEEWRESFRSVYHMLRSDRCPFFYLCAAHFTVVFRVKGMGGSATIHALLTPSTKGIRDALSRESVQYSMPFMSQSCTPSSDVTAATTNFSSAAPCNTETVSRTDKDCDDIDSYSSGSGDTTEPHDWLESMGLDTTAFPTLDPNQIALHKLRVGHIDDRPASMLLISGLLNVQALFNYLLNSTTIIPVVGAHAGIPPTILSPRPFEGATLKCQRARYSVIQVAQGIDSKREDRAMQQFHCVDISGPILPHQLVQLCQLLDTTQDGDYSVALATHKPTVAFNCSMVGNGNVEMTESDAVRYGMRWETLQLLSKTGSEKMNGLGTRNVLCTEHLYRWT; encoded by the exons ATGGAAGAAGCTGCAGACCACAACACAAAGAGATGGCTGAAGCCGGAAGAAATAATGCAGAGACGCCGCGCAACTAGAACAAACTCCACAAACGACTCTAGAAAGCGACGGCCCCTCGACGACTGCACGACAGAAACGCTCAACAGGAAAACAGCCAAACGCCAGAATCCCTTCATCATCACAAGCTCCAAAGACAAACCAGAAATCGACGAAGGAAAGAGCAAGAACACAGTCGAACAGAGAgatatcattgatatcaatgacttcATAGAGAGACTGGATACAGACGCAAACAAG gtgagGGAGATTGAAGAAGAGAAGGTTGGTGGTGTGATGGATCAGGATGGCTGGTGTGACTGTTGCCCGACGGATTGGAGTTTGAAGACGCGACTACGAGTGACGTCTCGACGCTCGTTGGCTTGGTGTTCGCATATGAAGACATGCCGCGAGGCCGATGGCTTGTGTGGCTTTGTTCAGTGTACGGGGTATCAGACTGAG GATTGCCAACCGGCTTTCAAGCGGTGTTTACTTCAGTGGGTCTATCCCAGTCTCCCATGGCTGCAGCTCTTTCCTCGTACACAATCAGACGTCAAACATCATTCGACAAGCGAACTCGATCCACAGTGCTGCACTGCACTACAGGAAGAATGGAGAGAGAGCTTTCGCTCTGTGTATCACATGTTACGTTCCGATCGCTGTCCGTTCTTCTACCTCTGTGCAGCACACTTTACGGTCGTCTTCAGAGTCAAGGGAATGGGAGGAAGCGCAACAATACATGCTCTGCTCACACCATCAACGAAAGGCATTCGAGATGCATTGAGTAGAGAAA GTGTTCAGTATTCTATGCCTTTCATGTCTCAATCATGCACACCATCTTCTGATGTCACTGCAGCGACTACAAATTTTTCTAGCGCGGCACCTTGTAATACAGAGACTGTGTCCAGGACGGACAAAGACTGTGATGACATTGACTCTTATTCTTCCGGTAGCGGTGACACCACCGAACCTCACGACTGGCTGGAAAGCATGGGGTTGGACACGACGGCGTTCCCAACTCTCGACCCAAACCAGATTGCATT ACATAAGCTCAGGGTTGGTCACATCGATGATCGACCTGCTTCCATGCTCTTGATTAGCGGGTTGCTCAACGTTCAAGCCCTCTTCAACTACCTACTAAACAGCACAACAATAATACCCGTTGTCGGTGCACATGCAGGAATTCCACCAACAATACTGTCCCCAAGACCGTTTGAAGGAGCAACACTGAAATGCCAGAGG GCTCGTTACTCTGTCATTCAAGTGGCCCAAGGAATAGACTCAAAACGAGAAGACCGAGCCATGCAGCAATTCCATTGTGTTGACATCTCGGGTCCCATTCTACCACACCAACTGGTACAGTTATGTCAACTGCTTGACACAACACAGGACGGTGACTACAGCGTTGCACTGGCGACCCATAAGCCGACGGTCGCTTTCAATTGCAGCATGGTTGGTAACGGCAACGTTGAAATGACGGAATCGGATGCAGTTAGGTATGGTATGAGATGGGAGACGCTACAGCTTCTCTCCAAGACAGGAAGTGAGAAAATGAATGGACTTGGTACGAGAAATGTGTTGTGTACAGAACATCTGTATAGATGGACGTAG